In Syntrophorhabdaceae bacterium, one DNA window encodes the following:
- a CDS encoding acyltransferase family protein gives MARNGYIPEMRVSRGIGIILVTLGHSEPIRSVFPLLFSVIYAFHMPLFFFLSGFFSLKDRQARSLSEWIRVTGRSLPGLIIPYICVSLLFSLLKYFVPHLAVRPVVPTRLFFDILVFPAQNPARFLWFLYVIIILRALTPLLAAANPYFIIAALLIPQVFEPDIPLFGTSLILHYGMFYCLGMLVSTVQEQFLALLKKQWLPPAALLFFAAGYILFVKTGWFLLPLSNALWGIIFTLSVCFCYSRFLPRKILETAGTYSFSLYLLQYFFIFPVYLLLARSISLPGPWIVPCTFAAGLAGPLFMIFYVFPHSRVLSLLLSGNEKMPARQQ, from the coding sequence ATGGCAAGAAACGGATATATACCGGAAATGCGGGTGAGCCGTGGCATCGGTATAATCCTCGTGACCCTGGGACATAGCGAACCGATCAGGTCCGTATTTCCTCTCTTGTTTTCAGTCATCTATGCCTTTCACATGCCTCTATTTTTCTTTCTTTCCGGTTTTTTTTCCCTGAAGGACCGGCAGGCGCGATCCCTGTCGGAATGGATCAGGGTAACCGGGAGAAGCCTCCCCGGTCTGATCATACCTTATATTTGCGTCAGCCTTCTTTTCAGCCTGCTCAAATATTTCGTTCCCCACCTGGCGGTCCGTCCGGTTGTCCCCACGCGACTTTTTTTCGACATCCTCGTCTTTCCCGCCCAGAACCCTGCGCGCTTCCTCTGGTTCCTTTATGTGATTATCATTCTGCGCGCCCTGACGCCCCTTCTTGCCGCCGCCAACCCCTATTTCATAATCGCGGCCCTTCTCATTCCTCAGGTGTTCGAGCCTGATATCCCCCTTTTCGGAACGAGCCTGATCCTCCACTACGGGATGTTCTATTGCCTGGGGATGCTTGTTTCCACGGTCCAGGAGCAGTTCCTCGCCCTATTGAAGAAGCAATGGCTCCCTCCGGCGGCCCTTCTGTTTTTTGCAGCCGGTTATATACTCTTCGTGAAAACCGGGTGGTTCCTTTTGCCCTTGAGCAACGCCTTATGGGGCATCATCTTCACTCTTTCCGTCTGTTTCTGCTACAGCAGGTTTCTTCCGCGGAAAATATTGGAGACCGCGGGGACCTACTCGTTTTCCCTTTACCTTCTTCAGTATTTCTTCATATTTCCGGTCTACCTGCTCCTTGCCAGGTCCATTTCACTGCCGGGGCCCTGGATCGTGCCATGTACGTTCGCGGCAGGCCTGGCAGGTCCGCTTTTCATGATTTTCTATGTCTTCCCCCACAGCAGGGTCCTCTCCCTTCTCCTGAGCGGGAACGAAAAAATGCCCGCCAGGCAGCAATAA
- a CDS encoding glycoside hydrolase family 9 protein, with translation MKRRSISCILLGMCLFLAFCGAGRQETTAEQGAAPRLVEIGPVSDGVLGLTLEAGAVDYGMQKPYSRELEGSPFRDESGNTWIKQGGKTIGALICNSTKVMTLDRVAGEKLDTRLSDLKETYVVTSSDDPDYSRGVSPSTVYRKSKPTDLARVAGGFDAPMEHRLYLRFPSPLKAGRNYTLSLKMHNLPDRKFTFDPRVMRSEAVHVSHIGFRPDDPSKVAFLSLWMGSGGPMDYRGVKKFFLLDQGTGETVYEGDIRLSKAASEKNEDAYNRNFNGTDVYSLDFSSVTRTGAYRIYVEGVGCSYAFNIAPDAWAKAFYVSARGLYHQRSGIKIGPPYTTFERPRNFNPEDGVKVYESKMPLMETGNGLKEGNDAFTSLLLDKTGRTLPNAWGGYCDAGDWDRRIQHLDVARLLMDLWSLFPSYFDRLKLNIPTDHQALPDLMQEALWSIDFFGRIMTEDGGVRGGIESAGHPKYGEASWQETHDVMSYAPDVWSSYSYAGAAARAAHVLGKQSPDLARRYRESALRAMTWAERELKERYNLSYPYHQVKDMRNLASAELFRTTGDRGWHDLFQATTVFGAGGTPLSIHKRHDQSEAAWVYQGTDRPGMNPSLKRNCVSAIIADADARIQSQTKTGYRWMKEPWRPAFAGTFTVPDSLSVIRAHIITGKKEYLSAVVLAAQTGAGANPLNLCYTTGVGHAYPRHVLHMDSRVTRQAPPPGLTVEGPLDVDHLGGPQNPLHMYAGNFCFPAAASWPVIENYWDVFWYPMMCEFTVHQTIAPNAFAWGYLAARK, from the coding sequence ATGAAACGCCGCTCCATTTCTTGCATTTTGTTGGGCATGTGCCTTTTTCTCGCCTTTTGCGGAGCGGGCAGACAGGAAACGACTGCGGAGCAGGGCGCCGCTCCCAGGCTCGTGGAGATAGGACCCGTGTCCGACGGGGTACTCGGCCTTACCCTCGAGGCGGGCGCCGTCGATTATGGCATGCAAAAACCCTACTCGCGCGAGTTGGAGGGCTCCCCTTTCCGGGACGAATCGGGCAATACCTGGATAAAACAAGGGGGAAAGACCATAGGCGCCCTCATCTGCAATTCCACGAAAGTGATGACCCTCGACCGGGTCGCGGGGGAAAAGCTCGACACGAGGCTTTCGGACCTTAAAGAGACCTATGTCGTCACCTCATCCGATGACCCCGACTACTCGAGAGGCGTCTCTCCCTCCACGGTATACAGGAAGAGCAAGCCCACCGACCTGGCGAGGGTGGCCGGCGGGTTCGACGCGCCCATGGAGCACCGGCTCTACCTCAGGTTCCCTTCACCGCTGAAAGCCGGGAGAAATTACACGCTTTCCCTCAAAATGCATAATCTCCCCGACCGGAAATTCACCTTCGATCCCCGCGTAATGAGAAGCGAGGCGGTCCATGTGAGCCATATAGGGTTCCGGCCGGACGATCCTTCAAAGGTGGCATTTCTCTCCCTCTGGATGGGAAGCGGTGGACCCATGGATTACAGGGGGGTCAAAAAGTTCTTTCTCCTGGACCAGGGCACGGGAGAGACGGTCTACGAAGGGGACATAAGGCTGTCAAAAGCCGCATCGGAAAAAAATGAAGACGCCTACAACCGGAATTTCAACGGGACCGATGTCTATTCCCTCGATTTCAGCAGCGTGACCAGGACGGGCGCCTACAGGATATACGTGGAGGGCGTGGGCTGCTCCTATGCCTTCAATATCGCCCCGGACGCGTGGGCAAAAGCCTTTTACGTTTCGGCCCGGGGCCTTTATCACCAAAGAAGCGGCATTAAGATAGGTCCGCCTTATACCACCTTTGAACGGCCGAGAAATTTCAATCCCGAAGACGGGGTAAAGGTCTATGAATCAAAGATGCCGCTGATGGAGACGGGCAACGGCCTCAAAGAAGGGAACGACGCCTTTACCTCCCTTCTCCTCGATAAAACGGGACGAACCCTCCCGAACGCCTGGGGCGGCTACTGTGACGCGGGGGACTGGGACCGCCGCATCCAGCACCTTGACGTCGCGCGGCTGCTCATGGACCTCTGGAGCCTCTTTCCTTCCTACTTCGACCGTCTCAAGCTGAATATCCCTACGGATCACCAGGCCCTGCCGGACCTGATGCAGGAGGCCCTCTGGTCGATCGATTTCTTCGGAAGGATTATGACGGAGGACGGCGGCGTGCGGGGCGGCATAGAGTCCGCGGGTCATCCGAAGTATGGAGAGGCGAGCTGGCAGGAGACCCACGACGTCATGTCCTACGCGCCCGATGTCTGGTCGAGCTACAGTTATGCAGGCGCGGCCGCCCGGGCCGCCCATGTGCTGGGAAAGCAGAGCCCCGATCTCGCCCGCCGATACCGGGAGAGCGCGCTGCGTGCCATGACATGGGCGGAGAGGGAGCTGAAAGAGCGTTATAACCTCTCCTATCCTTACCACCAGGTGAAGGACATGAGAAACCTTGCCTCTGCCGAACTTTTCCGTACCACGGGAGACCGCGGATGGCACGACCTTTTTCAGGCAACCACGGTCTTCGGGGCCGGCGGCACTCCCCTTTCAATCCATAAACGCCACGACCAGTCGGAGGCGGCATGGGTCTATCAGGGGACGGACCGGCCGGGAATGAATCCTTCTTTAAAGCGCAATTGTGTGAGCGCCATCATTGCCGACGCGGATGCACGCATCCAGAGCCAGACGAAGACAGGCTACCGCTGGATGAAGGAGCCGTGGAGACCTGCCTTCGCAGGTACTTTTACCGTCCCCGACTCTCTCTCCGTCATACGGGCCCACATTATTACGGGGAAAAAAGAGTATCTTTCCGCCGTGGTGCTCGCGGCCCAGACCGGAGCCGGCGCCAACCCCCTCAACCTCTGTTATACGACCGGAGTGGGCCATGCCTATCCCCGCCACGTGCTCCACATGGATTCGAGGGTCACCCGGCAGGCGCCGCCCCCCGGGCTTACGGTGGAGGGACCCTTAGATGTCGATCATTTGGGAGGACCCCAGAACCCGCTTCACATGTACGCGGGGAACTTCTGTTTTCCCGCGGCCGCGAGCTGGCCGGTGATCGAGAATTACTGGGACGTGTTCTGGTACCCCATGATGTGTGAATTTACCGTGCACCAGACCATCGCTCCCAATGCCTTCGCATGGGGGTATCTCGCTGCCCGGAAGTAG
- a CDS encoding class I SAM-dependent methyltransferase — MEKQLSELEGLLGNIFKDKPPLVLLEAGCGSMSHIRIRGTEKTVGIDISAQRLERNSSIQERIVGDLETYPLPEATFDAVICWNVLEHLSRPEKAVMNFTKTLKEQGVLILAFPNLLSVKGLVTKFTPYWFHVLFYRVVMGDREGDGQFPTYVRPFIEPRHLKKFLEAQGFLVNYFRLYEGPVQKNWRDRFRTVDFFFSGAGMLLKLLSLGKVDANETDCILVATKEAAPVRRDAVTGVRQNVQS, encoded by the coding sequence ATGGAAAAGCAACTCAGCGAGCTGGAGGGTCTCCTCGGGAATATCTTTAAAGATAAGCCACCCCTGGTCCTCCTCGAAGCGGGATGCGGCTCCATGAGCCACATCCGCATCAGGGGAACGGAGAAAACAGTGGGCATCGACATCTCCGCGCAACGGCTGGAAAGAAACTCTTCTATCCAGGAAAGGATAGTGGGCGATCTTGAAACCTATCCCCTGCCCGAGGCGACTTTTGATGCGGTCATCTGCTGGAACGTGCTGGAGCACCTGTCGAGACCCGAAAAAGCAGTGATGAATTTCACAAAAACCCTGAAAGAACAAGGGGTCCTTATTCTCGCATTCCCGAACCTCCTCTCCGTGAAGGGACTGGTGACCAAGTTCACGCCCTACTGGTTCCACGTCCTATTTTACCGTGTGGTCATGGGCGACCGGGAGGGCGACGGGCAGTTCCCCACCTATGTCCGCCCCTTTATCGAGCCCCGACACCTAAAAAAATTCTTAGAGGCCCAGGGATTTCTTGTAAATTATTTTCGCCTCTACGAGGGACCGGTCCAGAAGAATTGGCGTGATCGTTTCCGGACCGTCGACTTCTTTTTTTCCGGAGCGGGCATGCTTCTAAAACTTCTAAGTCTGGGAAAGGTCGATGCCAATGAAACCGATTGTATCCTCGTGGCAACAAAAGAAGCGGCCCCGGTGCGCCGGGACGCGGTGACGGGAGTGAGACAAAATGTTCAATCCTAA